Proteins from a single region of Hordeum vulgare subsp. vulgare chromosome 6H, MorexV3_pseudomolecules_assembly, whole genome shotgun sequence:
- the LOC123404193 gene encoding aquaporin PIP1-5-like — MEGKEEDVRLGANRYSERQPIGTAAQGGGADEKDYKEPPPAPLFEAEELSSWSFYRAGIAEFLATFLFLYISVLTVMGVVGNPSGSKCGTVGIQGIAWSFGGMIFVLVYCTAGISGGHINPAVTFGLFLARKLSLTRAVFYIVMQCLGAICGAGVVKGFQTTLYQGNGGGANSVAAGYTKGDGLGAEIVGTFVLVYTVFSATDAKRSARDSHVPILAPLPIGFAVFLVHLATIPITGTGINPARSLGAAIIYNKKQAWDDHWIFWVGPFIGAALAAIYHVVVIRAIPFKSRD; from the exons ATGGAGGGCAAGGAGGAGGACGTGCGCCTTGGCGCGAACCGCTACTCGGAGCGCCAGCCGATCGGCAcggcggcgcagggcggcggcgCCGACGAAAAGGACTACAAGGAgccgcccccggcgccgctcTTCGAGGCGGAGGAGCTCTCCTCCTGGTCCTTCTACCGGGCAGGGATCGCCGAGTTCCTGGCCACCTTCCTCTTCCTCTACATCTCGGTGCTCACCGTGATGGGCGTGGTGGGCAACCCGTCGGGGTCCAAGTGCGGCACCGTGGGCATCCAGGGCATCGCGTGGAGCTTCGGCGGCATGATCTTCGTGCTCGTCTACTGCACCGCCGGCATCTCCGGCGGCCACATCAACCCCGCggtcaccttcgggctgttcttGGCCAGGAAGCTGTCGCTCACCAGGGCCGTCTTCTACATCGTGATGCAGTGCCTCGGGGCCATATGCGgcgccggcgtggtgaaggggtTCCAGACCACGCTGTACCAGGGCAACGGCGGCGGCGCCAACTCCGTCGCTGCCGGGTACACCAAGGGGGATGGGTTGGGCGCCGAGATCGTCGGCACGTTCGTGCTGGTGTACACCGTCTTCTCCGCAACCGACGCCAAGCGCAGCGCCAGAGACTCCCACGTCCCC ATTTTGGCGCCGCTTCCGATCGGGTTCGCGGTGTTCCTGGTGCACCTGGCGACGATCCCCATCACGGGCACCGGCATCAACCCGGCGAGGTCCCTCGGCGCCGCCATCATCTACAACAAGAAGCAGGCGTGGGACGACCAC TGGATCTTCTGGGTGGGTCCGTTCATCGGCGCGGCGCTGGCGGCCATATACCACGTGGTGGTGATCAGGGCAATCCCCTTCAAGAGCCGCGACTAG